CAGCAGAGCAGTAGTATTCATGTACGTAATAAAATAATCAGTGATGATAGCAACATGGGATGTCATGGCACACCTCCCTATAGTCATTACTTAATGATTTAGAACCGGCCTCGTTTAGAACAGAGAAGTTGATtggggggcatctccaaactgattttgatACGCTTAATGTCATAATGACGCGAACTTCagaccccccctcccccctccttaacgtcacattatgaaaacaatgtattggcaatagaagcacaaaaacgttatattctttacctgaaaatatagtctacaaacagtatagctacttaatccatagataatatataccttaccctaTTATCTATGCTTAATCACACCACTTTctctattcctagctgtttacactacaactgctttaataaaaattaataacgtcatgggctgaaccccccttaacgtcattaagcataccaaaatcagtttggagatggcCCCTTACTAGTTctagggggtgtcactcaggctcttgctgtaggtgaATCTGCAACCGCGGTCAAACTCAAAGTCAAcagtcaaggccacaaaatagctcttacagtagGTCAAGACGAGACAGAAAGTTTGAAAACTATACGtggctattatcaagtttacgtaactcacaagaagtaaggatctccaagatgtttcaaagctccaacaggcatttcgccaTGATTGTAATGATTTTTTTTCTCCTAGCTGTTGTTAGCAcacactaagaaaatattatactaggttacatgCGCAGGTGCATATTGAAAAAGGGAGAAATAAGCAGAGGTCAAAAGTTTAACAAGAAACGCTCAAATCACAAGTCGAAGAtgataaacgctgcaagtcaggattttccccggtcaagactttgactgcggtcacagatctacctgtAGCATGTGCCAACCTGAAACCCCGTTGTAGTTGTTCTGTATCAAACATTGTAACACATCAACATCACATTGTCTAATTGTACAATACATGTCATGGCATTCTTGAGGGGACCTCACTATAGAATTTGAAATGAGAATGATGTTCTATCCACTTAATTTTGACAGAGCAGTTACTGTGTTATATGAGGGATTGATCAGTTAGTTAGATATCCCTGTGCTGCATAGTAGCCCCATCTACTCTTGGTATGGTTTATAGTAAGTGAACTGAACTTGTTTCACAGAGAAAAGGCACACTAGAGAATTCAGTACCCATTTATTAATAATCATTTACAATCTGGTGCTCGTGTTTTGTTTATTTTTGAGTGAATAATTTTTGTTAAGGAGTGTTAATTTCTGATGAAAAATTCCTAGGCTCTGTGAAGGGCCCCTGTTAACCCTAGTCCAATGGTAATTATGTTCCACAATTCATAGATGACAGAAATAGGCTCTTGCCAATATCATTAAAATATCTTTGTCTTGTTGGTTTGTAACATGTAATTGATGTTATCTATTAGGATGCCAATGGTCGGGTAGCAACATACTACACCAATAGAGCCTTATGTTACTTGAAGACACTTCAGTGGAGCCTGGCAGTGAGTGACTGTAGAAGAGCCATAGAATTAGACCCCAAGCTAGTCAAGGCTAACTTCTTTATGGGTCAAGCTCTGACCGAACTGGAAAATTATGATGAAGCCATACAGGCACTCAAAATTGGTAGGCCCGACAGTAGCAAGAAATTCTATTTAGATAATTGTTAGCACATAATTTGGCCCGTGAACAAGGAAAGAATTTTGGTGATGACATCACTGCAGCAATACGACTAGCAAAGAAGAAGGTACTAGTTTATCATTGATTAGCTGCTTCTGTAAGTGTGCTCTTTAGAGGTGGAATATTGCTGAGGAGAAGAGAGTGAAGCAAGAGACAGAACTTCAAAGTTTTCTTCTAACATTATTAGAAGATCATCGAAAACAGTTAGCATATCTATTGAAAAATATTTGTGAATTCAATGGAATTTCCATTGTCTGACTCCCTGTGTGTCCATTACTGTCCATAGTGTAGTAGTGATGTGTGTCCGTAGTGTAGTAGTGATGTGTGTCCATTACTGTCCATAGTGTAGTAGTGATGTGTGTCCATTATTGTCCATAGTGTAGTAGTGATGTGTGTCCATAGTGTAGTAGTGATGTGTGTCCATAGTGTAGTAGTGATGTGTGTCCGTGGTGTGGTAGTGATGTGTGTCCGTAGTGTAGTAGTGATGTGTGTCCGTGGTGTGGTAGTGATGTGTGTCCGTAGTGTAGTAGTGATGTGTGTCCATAGTTTCAAAGTTTCTTCATATTACGCATGCTTTAGTCGATTTTCTTCGATTTGGAGTGCAGTAAGAACATGATGCAACATGTTATCATTCCAAATTTTAAACAGTGGATAAACAAGGGAGTTATACGTAATTTTCAAAAAATGGGATAGCGATTTTTTGTCaaaggaatgacttgaaaattggtctgtacatggagtaaccatcatagtgcaaaccttttgtgggttgtagagttacagcgacaaagttataaagcaaaaaccacaaacaagtgtaaaatcacaggatcaagatactctaatagagcagtcaccgtggggtaaaaaagtacacaaaaattgtcAAAAAACTTACTATAGAgatcaaaccagggacctccatacctagcacccacatccttaaccactgaaccactgctatcttggctgatcacctcacttaatttttgCTTTATATGAAAATtctataaattaattttatggatcTACCAATTGAATtgttctatgtgtgttctattagaagtcctcaaaaatgtgtactctgttagagtattaaTATGAAGTAAAAACCATGCAATAGATCAGTTCTAGAATTTTTGTatcccagtgtgtgggagtgtcaaagtgctgtgctgggtgataactaacttatcacccagTGCGTGGATTTTCGATTAGTACATGGGGTTAAACTTCGAAGCCAGCCATATTATGTGAGTAGGGAGAGGCAGACCAGTAAGATTGATACATTTGCTTAATTTAGAGCAGTCGTGATGTATGTTTGTGCTGTTCGAGTTGCTTTGTGACAaatgaattaattagaatacaggcACTAAAATGGTGACTATTAGGCTATGATCCACACTGGGACATAAACTAGTTATATCCCAGTACACTATATCATACTGATAGTCATCACCCTTGTCCTCACCTCGGACTTGGGTGATAACTACGACATTGCCCTCGTATTGGGATATAACTATTACCTATTAGAAGTTGtggagtattacaataatattacattgAAGTAAGGAAATACATTTTTATAAGTCTGTTTTCAatgatcatcattgtgtctataaataagaagttgtgaaatcaaaagtggaaACCAAGAAATGGTTACAATGAtgataatgctaataaattttattaatggtTGTGTGTCTAGGAAGCTGGCTGAAGTTGAAATAACTGGCCCTCCTGAAGCTACTGAGTCTGTGCTCAACAAGATCAACACAGAACATGTATGTTAACAGtttggtgtagtgtgtgtgtattgtgaatgtgtgtagtgtgtgtgtatagtgtattgtgaatgtgtgtgtgtattgtgaatgtgtgtagtgtgtgtgtatagtgtattgtgaatgtgtgtagtgtgtgtgtatagtgtattgtgaatgtgtgtgtgtattgtgaatgtgtgtagtgtgtgtgtattgtgaatgtgtgtgtgtatagtgtattgtgaatgtgtgtagtgtgtgtgtatagtgtattgtgaatgtgtgtgtgtattgtgaatgtgtgtagtgtgtgtgtattgtgaatgtgtgtattgtgaatgtgtgtgtgtattgtgaatgtgtgtagtgtgtgtgtatagtgtattgtgaatgtgtgtattgtgaatgtgtgtgtgtattgtgaatgtgtgtgtattgtgaatgtgtgtagtgtgtgtgtattgtgaatgtgtgtagtgtgtgtgtatagtgtattgtgaatgtgtgtattgtgaatgtgtgtgtgtattgtgaatgtgtgtgtattgtgaatgtgtgtagtgtgtgtgtattgtgaatgtgtgtagtgtgtgtgtattgtgaatgtgtgtgtgtgtgtattgtgaatgtgtgtgtgtgtgtgtgtattgtgaatgtgtgtagtgtgtgtgtattgtgaatgtgtgtgtgtgtgtgtattgtgaatgtgtgtagtgtgtgtgtatagtgtattgtgaatgtgtgtgtgtattgtgaatgtgtgtagtgtgtgtgtattgtgaatgtgtgtgtgtgtattgtgaatgtgtgtagtgtgtgtgtatagtgtattgtgaatgtgtgtgtgtattgtgaatTTGTGTATATTGtgaatgtgtgtagtgtgtgtgtattgtgaatgtgtgtagtgtgaatgtgtatgtgtggtgtgcaTGTTGGTTACATTT
The Dysidea avara chromosome 7, odDysAvar1.4, whole genome shotgun sequence genome window above contains:
- the LOC136261581 gene encoding E3 ubiquitin-protein ligase CHIP-like, whose translation is MSTSRGAGEFREQGNRLFSERRYTEAIEAYTSAIDANGRVATYYTNRALCYLKTLQWSLAVSDCRRAIELDPKLVKANFFMGQALTELENYDEAIQALKIAHNLAREQGKNFGDDITAAIRLAKKKRWNIAEEKRVKQETELQSFLLTLLEDHRKQKLAEVEITGPPEATESVLNKINTEHAEKTVSVNKLFAEVDEKRKRREVPDYLCGKISYELMEEPVVAPSGISYDRKDIEDHLQKVGHFDPITRQELTQEQLIPNLALKEIIDSFVAENGWVEDY